The genomic stretch acagcccgaaaaatcgctgtttttggtgatttttttttttaaagaaaaaataatctaatcggtctggtttttttttgtatattaattgggtattgaagaatacaaaacaattttttaaagatcgatttatttattaattaatatctataaaaatgatgaaacaattgttgcagaaaatgcacttggatgtggtgtccacgttgggggtcacaattttgatctgaaacaaaaaacacaaaaagattattgatcggtatataattggctttcgtgctatggaggcttttttttttttttttattgcaaaaatggcgccgatttgaacaaaaagtatcgattttagcaattttttttggcagtttttttacaaaaaaataggaagatgtcaaaaaaaaaaaaaataaacaatgacgttaagaatattgtgtaaaaaattcaactcgatagctttaaaactctgccctccaagttggacaccgttttgaaaaatgctgtttcgagaaaacgcgttcaaaatttcaagtgaggaaattttaggtaaaaatcgtttacttacggtcaatcagcgatgccaggtccatacaatatcccttctgcttcttcgaaaagatcgtCCTCAATGGCTTGTTCAGTCCGACGAGCAGTCCTCGCCTCTTTGCTATCCAGGGACGCCCGGCGGTTTGCTTGGGTGATGCgcgcattcttgtacttagcggcgaaatctgcggcgctcggccctatcgtgcatcccatcgtcttcaaaatttttaaaattgggtcGTAACCTTCATTGAAGGTGCACACAGCACACTGCGTAGCATGATGCTCGCTGTGCACTTTTTTGGTAGATGGCGCGCtaagtttttgaaaagttagcacgccatccgctttttttttgaaaattgagtgcgacaaaaaaataagtcgcgcgactaatttacggctaattaacggcaaattatgcaatagtccgaattcacattttcgacaattggcgagccaagttcatgtacgtgcaGGTAGGAACGAGACGATAGAAATAACGGTCGCACGGGCAGCTGTAGCGCTCCGTTGCCTTCTTCCAAGAAATGCTGTACAGTAATcgaaataatctgaatttcggcatgaaaatttcagggaatattcggaagagtgtatactattcgataaagcaaaaaaaaaaaaatcgattttttgaaaatttcacactggaaGGATCCCTTAATATTTAACATTAATTAACGTTCCATTTAAAAATGTCCAATACATACTATTTTCTTCGATATCTGTCTAAAGTGAAAAACGCTAATACCGCAGAATAATATTGTACTACAAATATTCGTTAATATTAGTTTAATGTCCTATTaccattgaaaattatgaaacaattattacttattattatatcaacTTCTAATGTTTGACTACTACATCTATGCAAGcacaataaatcaattttataattattttattaacgtaataATTACAGtgtacaaaattataatccTACTTTACTTTGTTGTAATTAGAATGAGAAAACTTgctttatttaataataaaatctttttttgcagaattacaaaaaatatacaaattttatagACAAATCTTCAATACACTGGAAtaagtgtaaaaataataactatttcagcaaaaatatgtatgtacaatttttatatacaaaTCGAAACTATTTTAGCAGAAATATTATTGAGATTTCATGGCTCACGTTCgctgaagaattttttgaaaatatttcagttaGTATTTACATATGCTAAATGAATACTTGATGTTTATttctttcgaattttcgtTACAATTATTCATGTCTCTGAATCCCTCGTAAGAATCTATTTTTGATTCACTACGCAGCCGTTGAAAGAGCACAAATATGAACATGAGTATTctgttaaaaaaacaaataatgtGATAATATTGCAATACCATAATTACAAAACATAACCACAATGCCATAACCacaatacaaaaattgttaaaaatcttgGATccagattttcaatatttaatcgAACCAGCTTGATTAATAGTATAAATTCATGCTCGtagttatttaaaaaacttaCCGTTCTTTTTAAACGTTTGCATATTTTAACTTGATTTGAAGCACGTcgttttatagctgttacTCTCTCTAAATTAATGGAAGTTGAATCACGTTTCTGTAAGCGATTTCTTAAAATTCGACAAGATTTACATCTTGGATTGGgctgatttcttttgtaagtATCTTCACTAATAATGACACCTTTGCAAATTCTCGAATATCTGAAAATTTACGTgattgttaaaatttaaatcgTATTCAACCCTTCTTAGTAGTTCATTAATTTATgcatgtaaaaaataaatcattcttACCTATAACTGTCGACTTGAGTGCCCACGCACAATGGCCATCTCTCTACAGATTTTAAGTAATCGTAAATATCACGAAACGAATCGATTTTCTCATTCAATAACAATTCTTCATTATTAGGGAAAATTACCTGCAatgttatataaataaattattgttactaaaaaaaaaataaacgggATAAATTTACTCGGGCATTGATTAATACTTACTGTAATTGACGTATCCTCGTTTAATCGTAGATGGTTTACGATTTGCCTAGTTGTTTCGTCTATCCGCATGAATATCAGTCCATCTGGTTTATCTAAATATAACCAAGACGGcggtaatgaaatttttttgatctcAGCTCTGAAATCTTCCAATTGTGCCCTTGCTTCGGTTTCCTGCTGATTTTCGATAATATCATGTACATGTTGACTTGACGGTGGTTCGTCCAAGTCTTGTTCTATTGGAATAATAGCATCCATCAAATTATTAGAAAGTTCTtcatttgttaatattttttgttgttcaaTTTCATGTTCTTCAATTTGACAATGCTGTTCATCTTCAGAGTGATTGAAATATATCGGGACAAACTGATGCTCGAGTCTTGGCAAAGCTTCATCTTTGAGTTGCTTTTTCCCTTTAGGAAAAATCTTGAGCTCCCCTTTTATAACAACCCTATCGTACATTCTTATGTCTTCCTCTTTAAAATGAAGATGGCAACTATAATCTGATGCTTTCAAATTAATTCCCAAGgactttttccaattttccaatCTCGCCGGtatctgaaaatttaattaaacaaattatGTTGACATGTTGATTGactataaaaattaaaaaataacataattattcatgaagttaatatttaataaaacatttacatacatattgtTGGCTGGAAAAAAGACGGAGGCTGAGACGAATCATctggtttatttttcaatttacgcCCACTTGTACAACTTTTCGCCGCGCAAATTTTGCCCATTGTTGttaaaatgttttaaaaagttttataacattcagcactaaaaaatttctaaatatttgGTTCAAAGTTCAGGAAAATTCTATTACTCTTAAAGTTTTCTCACAGCAATAATTTTCGGTTATGTTCACAAATAAATTTTGGACTACGTAAACTGTTGAAGTATAGTATACTTGACTTTTACTAACTACTCTACTcagtgaaaatattaaattttctaactCAGCATACTTCAATCCATTTACCATTGCTACATTCATGCCACATCCTTTGCATATGCTGGCGCCATTTTGGAGGGTTTTTGAACTATTATTTAGTGTTTGTAGCTGGACACTTTTTCAGCTTTCCCCCCATTTGAGACGGTTCTCCTTACCTCTAGCCTCCATAGACTGAAGTCAGCCGCACACTATGTCTGTTTTCGTGATATTTACGTGTTGGATTGCTTGCTTGATGTGTTTTGTCCACGGTTTTGTCAATAGCATGCAAGCAATTACGTGCACAATCAAATTCGATTAATCAACTTCTTTGCGCTATCGATCTGCCGTTTATCATGGTTTATGCCTGTTAGTCATAGGCCAATAGTACATGGGCTATAAACAATTGCATACAAAAACAGAAGGCGTTAGGTGATGTCGCTTGTCGATATCGAATTCGTTTTTGCACGTAATCCGTCTCCTGCACGTAAAAAATAAGTACTGTGTGCGGCGGGTTTAACCTCAGTAGTATAGCAATGGgggttctgagtacaaacaccttctttaccgaccgagccgctccgcgcaccCCAGACGCAAATCCTTGATggttacccccactctcgTCAGATAAAACGTGCTCTGCCGTACCGAGTAGAGGTTAAaaacgtgcaaccttaccgacagcTGTATCGGTCGATGGTGAAAAATCGCACTGCCTTACGGACAATACTTATGGGTCAAGGGTCAAgatcgtgctgttttaccgaccgaaggtcgGGGTCTCTATGTggtgctcgcctgccaacggtagagggcgcagcggagggcgtgaacttttttaccgaccTGGATGACGGTTTcccgtcccgcattcttttcccacgacaggactgctgatgtgtaacattaaccacttCAAATTCCgttcccacggtaggactgctgatgtgtaacatcaaccacctcacatttctttcccacgttatcaaccacgcgacattcgaaaattaatggttccgaaaattgttttttattcactcggatatcgctgatgtgtaacatcgACCACCTTACATTTCTTTCCCACattatcaaccacgcgacattccaaaattaatggttctgagaattttttttcacttactcggatgccggtttgatatcaaccacgtgacattctttttggcttgtaactgtcatgtgaactcaacgatgaattttgaacgggttcagtcaagaccagagtgcaaggtcgactgatagccgcggtacattcagagccatggatctgcggtgttgggttactatcgctctgggaatgctaaaaggtgcgcgcgcatacacaaacctacgtacagctgccctataaaaaggacgctcatcactgcaaacgatcatGAGGTCTcaacttgtcaagtatacgtgaggaaaaagctcaagatggaatccgcgaagtgtttgagattgatcgatattatgaaATCGGCGTACAAAATCTTGGacaaatcatcatcaacagcagagaTTCAGATACGGATAAAATTTGGAAGTTAAAATATTCGGCTTCTGAACAATATTTTGCGAGAGGCTTCatcgattggagaaaaaatgagaattattacaacgatcggactcttgaaagcgcccgcggaaaaattcaaacgtcttcagaaaacgggtggaggtacgcggaaagtaagaagaagcgatcgagttcactgggaagatttggaatcagctttcgaggggagaattcgaactggatccatcgtcaatttgaagcataaagatgtagagagatttctagaagatgcaaaggtactagctgtgacgagactaaaaaacgctctgaagaaagacaggagcttgaaagccaacgttatcctggcttgtaaatttgcagttagaaaagatgatcacacggtggaagagatcaaattttttaatacgagaaatgaaatcattcTCCAGACAAtagatatcaacgaatggttcatcgaaaacgcgacggagcgtttgttgaaaaaggtggaagatttccaggaaaaggattcaggctggtctttacttgaaattataaatcttACCGTCAACAttaacaagtacgtgccactaccaggcggtgtcttcacatacacaccactacccaaagatattcaagataagaaagctgtcgtcaacatccgtaacagcgactcgtattgctttctttggtcggtcaccgcagctctgttcccagccgacaacaacaatcccagtGAAATTACTTCATATCCGtatttcagctcagtgctacaatacgaaggtttgcattttccaacGTCTTTAGACCAGgttccaaaatttgagaaactcaacaaactttcaatcaacgtttatggtatagatagTACGGAAAAACTGAAGCGCAGTGAAATCGCACCCATTTATTTGAGCCGAAACAAGTCTGAcaaacctgtaattcatcttttagcgatagaaactgaaatcactgacgatgacgatgatgatgttgatatggaaaattataaaaaaaatagaatctttcatttcacttgtgttcgaaatctgtctcgattaacaAGATCTCAAATTTCTAAGCATAAATGTCGTACTTGGTTATGTGATAGTTGTTTGACAAAGCACAATGTATTaatgcatgaatttaaacaaaaccaaagttattctacctacagatgaagaaaaaatactgaaatttaaaaatttcaagtacaaagaaaccgttccattctgcatttacgcggatctcgaatgttcACTGGAACCTACGCTTAAAAAGGTGGGTacaagaacaatttatcagaagcatcttccgtaaagtatagcttactatctacattgtgcgtttgacgattcgctttcaaaattcaaaattaatcgtcgAGAGACTTGcattcaatggtttgtgaatgagttagcggaattggcacattcgttagaagttcatttcaaaactgtcgtaccgatggaaccgctcaatttcaatcaaatcaacgaatttcattcaacaacagtgtaccacatttgtgaaaaaccgtttacactcacagacgtgaaacatcgtgatcactgccatttcacgggaaagtaccgtggtgctgctcatcgaggttgcaatctaaatcaccaaaattcgcacactatcccagtgatattccacaatctgtcgggttacgattcacattgtaatgattcaaatataacTGCGCAATGAACACGGCACGAGTGGATTAGGTTAGACCCAGGGAGTGGGGAACCTGgtcacaaatttgaaattaagagGCTTGGTCTATGTCTCTCCAGGAGGAAGGAGGTGCGGAGGTGTTCCTCTCTGAAATAGTCGACTAACTGAGAATAAAGGAAATCTAAACTACGAGGACATAcctattaaattaaaaattaaacactccAAACCCAAGcccaaatttaaaaagagacGATAAAACGAAGAATATTAAAAGTGATATCAGAAAATATAGTGCCTCGACGAAAAACAGTTATTGacaacaatttataatttcaacaatatccgccaattttaacaatatacacTGTTTTTAACCATATACAcctggaatgaatgaattgtgGAATGGATAAATGAATGGATTTTAAACATAATGACGGCTCATGTGtggttatatttataaataaattaaaattttcactctactACTCATAGTttgtaaaagatttttaatattgattaagcctcatttttaattttcaaataatcttacaaattggcgcccaacgcGAAGGCTCGAAAGCTAGGAAAAAGTGTGAATGATTAAAAGGTTAAGATagaatttagaattttcaattaattgcATGGGTAGAGTAAAACGAACTCCAGTTTCTAGACCGAAAACTACACGTAGCGGCCGAAAT from Neodiprion virginianus isolate iyNeoVirg1 chromosome 3, iyNeoVirg1.1, whole genome shotgun sequence encodes the following:
- the LOC124300692 gene encoding uncharacterized protein LOC124300692, giving the protein MGKICAAKSCTSGRKLKNKPDDSSQPPSFFQPTIPARLENWKKSLGINLKASDYSCHLHFKEEDIRMYDRVVIKGELKIFPKGKKQLKDEALPRLEHQFVPIYFNHSEDEQHCQIEEHEIEQQKILTNEELSNNLMDAIIPIEQDLDEPPSSQHVHDIIENQQETEARAQLEDFRAEIKKISLPPSWLYLDKPDGLIFMRIDETTRQIVNHLRLNEDTSITVIFPNNEELLLNEKIDSFRDIYDYLKSVERWPLCVGTQVDSYRYSRICKGVIISEDTYKRNQPNPRCKSCRILRNRLQKRDSTSINLERVTAIKRRASNQVKICKRLKRTQIQLKEQIFMAKSECAKKSEAVVQDAIQKLPTDFQNAVNSSFAAAKKKKV